Proteins co-encoded in one Erinaceus europaeus chromosome 2, mEriEur2.1, whole genome shotgun sequence genomic window:
- the SPRED3 gene encoding sprouty-related, EVH1 domain-containing protein 3 isoform X2, with amino-acid sequence MVRVRAVVMARDDSSGGWLPVGGGGLSQVSVCRVRGARPEGGARQGHYVIHGERLRDQKITLECTLKPGLVYNKVNPIFHHWSLGDCKFGLTFQSPAEADEFQKSLLAALAALGRGSLTPSSSSSSSSSTSSSPSQDTAETPCPLTSHIDSDSSSSHSHSRQETPPTSEAVAPISTLESTLGFGPATPPQRRSSSAQSFPPLLPFTGIPEASEPLAGAGSPAWGGRGYEDYRRTGPPPPLALSTCVVRFAKTGALRGAALGPPVALPTPLTEAAPPAPPARPPPGPSPAPAPAKASPEVEEAARCVHCRALFHRRADGRGGRCAEAPDPGRLLVHRLSCLWCAESLLYHCLSDAEGDFSDPCACEPGHPRPAARWAALAALSLAVPCLCCYAPLRACHWVAARCGCAGCGGRHEEAAR; translated from the exons ATGGTTCGGGTCCGAGCTGTGGTGATGGCCCGAGATGACTCCAGTGGGGGCTGGCTGcctgtggggggcgggggccTCAGCCAGGTGAGCGTTTGTCGGGTCCGAGGGGCCAGGCCCGAGGGGGGGGCCCGCCAGGGGCACTACGTCATCCACGGGGAGCGCCTCCGGGACCAGAAA aTCACCTTGGAGTGTACCCTAAAGCCAGGCCTGGTTTACAACAAGGTGAACCCCATCTTCCATCACTGGAGCCTGGGGGACTGCAAGTTTGGGCTGACATTTCAGAGTCCAGCGGAGGCTGATGAGTTCCAGAAGAGCCTGCTGGCCGCACTGGCCGCCTTGGGCCGAG gCTCactcaccccctcctcctcctcctcctcttcttcttctacttcctcctccccttcccaggaCACCGCAGAGACCCCCTGCCCTCTGACG TCACACATAGACAGCGACTCCTCCTCCAGTCACAGTCACAGCCGCCAGGAGACGCCTCCCACCTCTGAGGCAGTGGCCCCCATCAGCACCTTGGAGTCAACCTTAGGCTTTGGGCCGGCCACGCCCCCCCAGCGCCGAAGCTCTTCTGCGCAG AGTTTTCCTCCACTCCTCCCGTTCACTGGCATCCCAGAAGCCTCGGAGCCCTTGGCCGGGGCAGGGAGCCCTGCCTGGGGAGGGCGTGGCTATGAGGATTACCGGCGCACTGGGCCACCCCCTCCCCTTGCCCTGTCCACCTGCGTTGTGCGCTTTGCCAAGACCGGAGCATTGAGGGGCGCAGCGCTGGGGCCCCCTGTGgcactccccacccctctcaccgAGGCAGCACCCCCGGCACCCCCTGCTCGTCCACCCCCGGGCCCTAGCCCGGCCCCTGCACCAGCCAAGGCCTCCCCAGAGGTGGAAGAGGCTGCACGCTGTGTGCACTGCCGTGCGCTCTTCCACCGCCGTGCAGATGGGCGCGGTGGCCGCTGCGCCGAGGCCCCGGACCCGGGCCGCCTGCTGGTGCACCGCCTTAGCTGCCTGTGGTGCGCCGAGAGCTTGCTCTACCACTGCCTGTCGGACGCCGAGGGCGACTTCTCGGACCCATGCGCCTGCGAGCCTGGCCACCCACGCCCTGCTGCACGCTGGGCTGCACTGGCCGCGCTGTCCTTGGCGGTGCCCTGCCTCTGTTGCTACGCACCCCTGAGGGCCTGTCACTGGGTGGCAGCGAGGTGCGGCTGTGCCGGCTGCGGGGGTCGCCACGAGGAGGCAGCACGGTGA
- the GGN gene encoding gametogenetin: protein MGNVQSEPSAGGGSRKEPASDRASDSRRTSLVEPEVTPSSPAMRLARGLGVWFPGSSAPPGLLVTPEPQASPSPLPLTLDLPSPVTPPSDEAAAAAVSTPPPPPLATLLPAPSKWRKPTGTPVPRIRGLLEASHRGQGDPPSLRPLPPPPPRQLAPEDPQPVPRAPSPIPQPFELREPRKPPPPPDRQLPDRRAAPALAAPSRGPAQSPSAQGSEGAAAGGGRRGPLPTVIEGETARPAAPESGLNLLCKVTFKSGPPLPPATTASCSAPKTSLAAGAGPCPANPSAVSYAEALKQGPLVPGASRSPAETPRGTPEAEGGDGDGEGSAGAPPAPASHARTLPPPPYTTFPGSRPKFDWVSPPDGPERHFRFNGAGRGMGAPRRRAAALSGPWGSPPPLPGRTLPAPGPRRPSPALLAPPMFIFPAPVNGEPMRPAPPGPQAPPPPPPPPPPAPPPEPPPALQPPAPGPAPPPAAPAPVPGHLESAPAPASPPALPPDSPADQPPAPAPPRPPTPGLALAPTPSPAPVPSPAPALAPAPSPAPIPAPIVAEPPLPTPAPAKTRTRRSKASRAARGATREDGARTAAADGPAAGAASSGGAHHWPPFQVLSSCPCKCYCRHQSRHRRLPRNVSAWLSTPTNHLSEPPWVATIKLAGSLVAGLEHYDLQATHSN, encoded by the exons ATGGGGAACGTGCAGTCGGAGCCGTCCGCAGGCGGGGGCTCCCGGAAAGAGCCAGCCTCGGACCGCGCGTCCGACTCCCGCCGGACGTCTCTGGTGGAGCCCGAGGTgaccccctcctccccagccaTGCGCCTGGCTCGTGGGCTGGGCGTCTGGTTCCCTGGCAGCTCTGCGCCCCCTGGGCTGCTAGTAACCCCGGAGCCCCAGGCCTCACCCTCGCCCCTGCCCCTGACCTTAGACCTGCCCTCGCCAGTGACACCCCCTTCCGACGAGGCGGCTGCGGCCGCGGTGTCCACACCACCCCCGCCCCCCTTGGCGACCCTGCTGCCCGCGCCGTCTAAGTGGCGAAAACCCACGGGCACCCCGGTACCCCGGATCCGCGGTCTTCTGGAGGCAAGCCATCGCGGCCAGGGCGATCCTCCGAGCCTGCGGcccctgccgccgccgccgccccgacAGCTGGCCCCAGAGGATCCGCAGCCAGTCCCGAGGGCTCCATCCCCAATTCCGCAGCCCTTCGAGCTGCGGGAGCCGCGCAAGCCGCCACCGCCCCCCGACCGGCAGCTCCCGGACCGCAGAGCCGCTCCCGCTCTGGCCGCGCCATCCAGGGGCCCGGCGCAGAGCCCGAGCGCGCAGGGCAGCGAAGGCGCGGCGGCCGGCGGGGGGCGTCGAGGGCCGCTTCCCACCGTGATCGAGGGCGAAACGGCGCGGCCCGCGGCCCCGGAGTCGGGCCTCAACCTGCTGTGCAAAGTCACCTTCAAGTCGGGGCCCCCGCTTCCCCCTGCGACCACTGCGAGCTGCTCAGCGCCCAAAACCTCGCTCGCCGCGGGCGCAGGCCCCTGCCCCGCCAACCCCAGCGCTGTCTCTTACGCCGAGGCCCTGAAGCAGGGGCCCCTGGTTCCGGGGGCCTCCCGCTCCCCTGCAGAGACTCCTCGGGGGACCCCGGAAGCTGAGGGAGGCGACGGAGACGGCGAGGGCAGTGCCGGGGCGCCCCCGGCGCCCGCGTCCCACGCCCGCACCCTCCCGCCGCCGCCCTACACCACCTTCCCCGGCTCCAGGCCCAAGTTTGACTGGGTGAGCCCTCCAGATGGCCCCGAACGCCACTTCCGCTTCAACGGGGCTGGCAGAGGCATGGGGGCGCCCAGACGGCGAGCGGCCGCGCTCTCAGGGCCCTGGGGGTCCCCGCCGCCTCTGCCCGGGCGGACGCTCCCGGCCCCGGGGCCCCGAAGGCCCTCGCCCGCCCTGCTGGCGCCGCCCATGTTCATCTTCCCGGCGCCGGTCAACGGGGAGCCCATGCGCCCCGCGCCTCCGGGCCCGCAggcaccgccgccgccgccgccgccgcccccgcccgcaCCGCCGCCCGAACCACCGCCGGCTCTGCAGCCGCCAGCGCCCGGCCCCGCACCGCCGCCAGCCGCGCCCGCGCCCGTCCCGGGCCACCTGGAGTCAGCCCCAGCTCCCGCCTCGCCTCCGGCTCTGCCCCCAGACTCGCCGGCTGACCAGCCCCCGGCTCcagccccgccccggccccccaccccggGCCTGGCCCTGGCTCCCACCCCATCACCGGCCCCGGTCCCATCGCCGGCCCCGGCCCTGGCCCCGGCGCCATCCCCAGCTCCAATTCCAGCGCCCATCGTAGCTGAGCCGCCGCTGCCCACGCCCGCTCCCGCCAAGACCCGCACACGCAGGAGCAAGGCTTCCCGCGCAGCCCGCGGCGCGACCCGCGAGGACGGAGCGCGAACTGCAGCCGCCGATGGGCCTGCGGCGGGGGCCGCATCCTCGGGCGGGGCGCACCACTGGCCGCCCTTCCAGGTGCTCAGCTCCTGTCCCTGCAAGTGTTACTGTCGCCATCAGTCGCGTCATCGCCGCCTGCCTCGCAACGTGTCTGCCTG gCTGAGCACGCCCACCAACCATCTGAGTGAGCCGCCCTGGGTCGCCACCATCAAGCTGGCAGGCTCCCTGGTAGCAGGGCTGGAGCATTATGACTTGCAGGCCACCCATTCCAACTGA
- the SPRED3 gene encoding sprouty-related, EVH1 domain-containing protein 3 isoform X3 — MKGYSMAEWGCLTCSPRIPPPPPSQITLECTLKPGLVYNKVNPIFHHWSLGDCKFGLTFQSPAEADEFQKSLLAALAALGRGSLTPSSSSSSSSSTSSSPSQDTAETPCPLTSHIDSDSSSSHSHSRQETPPTSEAVAPISTLESTLGFGPATPPQRRSSSAQSFPPLLPFTGIPEASEPLAGAGSPAWGGRGYEDYRRTGPPPPLALSTCVVRFAKTGALRGAALGPPVALPTPLTEAAPPAPPARPPPGPSPAPAPAKASPEVEEAARCVHCRALFHRRADGRGGRCAEAPDPGRLLVHRLSCLWCAESLLYHCLSDAEGDFSDPCACEPGHPRPAARWAALAALSLAVPCLCCYAPLRACHWVAARCGCAGCGGRHEEAARGAWRADPGSQEDLTPWSPPPPQA, encoded by the exons ATGAAGGGCTACAGCATGGCTGAATGGGGGTGTTTGACCTGCTCCCCTCgtatacctcccccacccccctcccagaTCACCTTGGAGTGTACCCTAAAGCCAGGCCTGGTTTACAACAAGGTGAACCCCATCTTCCATCACTGGAGCCTGGGGGACTGCAAGTTTGGGCTGACATTTCAGAGTCCAGCGGAGGCTGATGAGTTCCAGAAGAGCCTGCTGGCCGCACTGGCCGCCTTGGGCCGAG gCTCactcaccccctcctcctcctcctcctcttcttcttctacttcctcctccccttcccaggaCACCGCAGAGACCCCCTGCCCTCTGACG TCACACATAGACAGCGACTCCTCCTCCAGTCACAGTCACAGCCGCCAGGAGACGCCTCCCACCTCTGAGGCAGTGGCCCCCATCAGCACCTTGGAGTCAACCTTAGGCTTTGGGCCGGCCACGCCCCCCCAGCGCCGAAGCTCTTCTGCGCAG AGTTTTCCTCCACTCCTCCCGTTCACTGGCATCCCAGAAGCCTCGGAGCCCTTGGCCGGGGCAGGGAGCCCTGCCTGGGGAGGGCGTGGCTATGAGGATTACCGGCGCACTGGGCCACCCCCTCCCCTTGCCCTGTCCACCTGCGTTGTGCGCTTTGCCAAGACCGGAGCATTGAGGGGCGCAGCGCTGGGGCCCCCTGTGgcactccccacccctctcaccgAGGCAGCACCCCCGGCACCCCCTGCTCGTCCACCCCCGGGCCCTAGCCCGGCCCCTGCACCAGCCAAGGCCTCCCCAGAGGTGGAAGAGGCTGCACGCTGTGTGCACTGCCGTGCGCTCTTCCACCGCCGTGCAGATGGGCGCGGTGGCCGCTGCGCCGAGGCCCCGGACCCGGGCCGCCTGCTGGTGCACCGCCTTAGCTGCCTGTGGTGCGCCGAGAGCTTGCTCTACCACTGCCTGTCGGACGCCGAGGGCGACTTCTCGGACCCATGCGCCTGCGAGCCTGGCCACCCACGCCCTGCTGCACGCTGGGCTGCACTGGCCGCGCTGTCCTTGGCGGTGCCCTGCCTCTGTTGCTACGCACCCCTGAGGGCCTGTCACTGGGTGGCAGCGAGGTGCGGCTGTGCCGGCTGCGGGGGTCGCCACGAGGAGGCAGCACG GGGTGCGTGGAGGGCAGACCCTGGGAGCCAGGAAGACCTCACACCCTggagcccaccccccccccaggcctgA
- the PSMD8 gene encoding 26S proteasome non-ATPase regulatory subunit 8, with product MFINRGARRAPPQERRLANRRGRRRTAVAPPPGPGSTSRAHFRRAGVCRRRCRKSGSRFAASRKMAAAAVNGAAGVSSSGPAAASGAILQAAAGMYEQLKGEWNRKSPNLSKCGEELGRLKLVLLELNFLPTTGTKLTKQQLILARDILEIGAQWSILRKDIPSFERYMAQLKCYYFDYKEQLPESAYMHQLLGLNLLFLLSQNRVAEFHTELERLPAKDIQTNVYIKHPVSLEQYLMEGSYNKVFLAKGNIPAESYTFFIDILLDTIRDEIAGCIEKAYEKILFTEATRILFFNTPKKMTDYAKKRGWVLGLNNYYSFASQQQKPEDTTIPSTELAKQVIEYARQLEMIV from the exons ATGTTTATTAATCGCGGAGCTCGGAGGGCACCGCCCCAAGAGAGAAGGCTCGCTAACCGCCGTGGGCGGAGACGGACCGCCGTAGCCCCGCCCCCGGGCCCGGGCTCCACCTCCCGGGCCCACTTCCGGCGGGCGGGCGTTTGTCGGCGTCGCTGCCGTAAGTCAGGCAGCCGATTTGCCGCATCACGGAagatggcggcggcggcggtgaaCGGGGCGGCGGGAGTCTCGAGCTCGGGGCCGGCGGCGGCCTCGGGTGCGATTCTACAGGCGGCGGCCGGCATGTACGAGCAGCTCAAGGGCGAGTGGAACCGCAAAAGCCCCAACCTTAGCAAGTGTGGCGAAGAGCTGGGCCGGCTCAAG TTGGTTCTGCTGGAACTCAACTTCCTGCCAACCACAGGGACCAAACTGACGAAACAGCAGCTCATTTTGGCCC GTGACATACTGGAGATCGGGGCCCAGTGGAGCATCCTGCGCAAAGACATCCCCTCCTTCGAACGCTACATGGCCCAGCTCAAATGCTACTACTTCGATTACAA GGAGCAGCTTCCGGAGTCAGCCTACATGCACCAGCTCTTGGGCCTCAACCTCCTCTTCCTACTGTCCCAGAACCGGGTGGCTGAATTCCACACAGAATTAGAGCGGCTGCCTGCCAAGGACATTCAGACTAATGTTTACATCAAGCATCCTGTGTCTCTTGAGCAA TACCTGATGGAAGGCAGCTACAACAAGGTATTCCTGGCCAAAGGCAACATCCCCGCTGAGAGCTATACCTTCTTCATTGACATCCTGCTTGACACTATCAG GGATGAGATCGCTGGGTGCATTGAGAAGGCCTATGAGAAAATCCTCTTCACTGAAGCCACCCGCATCCTCTTTTTCAACACACCCAAAAAGATGACAGACTATGCCAAGAAG CGAGGGTGGGTCTTGGGCCTCAACAACTACTACAGCTTTGCCAGCCAACAGCAGAAGCCAGAAGATACCACCATCCCCTCCACAGAACTGGCCAAACAGGTCATTGAGTACGCCCGGCAGCTGGAGATGATCGTCTGA
- the SPRED3 gene encoding sprouty-related, EVH1 domain-containing protein 3 isoform X1, whose amino-acid sequence MVRVRAVVMARDDSSGGWLPVGGGGLSQVSVCRVRGARPEGGARQGHYVIHGERLRDQKITLECTLKPGLVYNKVNPIFHHWSLGDCKFGLTFQSPAEADEFQKSLLAALAALGRGSLTPSSSSSSSSSTSSSPSQDTAETPCPLTSHIDSDSSSSHSHSRQETPPTSEAVAPISTLESTLGFGPATPPQRRSSSAQSFPPLLPFTGIPEASEPLAGAGSPAWGGRGYEDYRRTGPPPPLALSTCVVRFAKTGALRGAALGPPVALPTPLTEAAPPAPPARPPPGPSPAPAPAKASPEVEEAARCVHCRALFHRRADGRGGRCAEAPDPGRLLVHRLSCLWCAESLLYHCLSDAEGDFSDPCACEPGHPRPAARWAALAALSLAVPCLCCYAPLRACHWVAARCGCAGCGGRHEEAARGAWRADPGSQEDLTPWSPPPPQA is encoded by the exons ATGGTTCGGGTCCGAGCTGTGGTGATGGCCCGAGATGACTCCAGTGGGGGCTGGCTGcctgtggggggcgggggccTCAGCCAGGTGAGCGTTTGTCGGGTCCGAGGGGCCAGGCCCGAGGGGGGGGCCCGCCAGGGGCACTACGTCATCCACGGGGAGCGCCTCCGGGACCAGAAA aTCACCTTGGAGTGTACCCTAAAGCCAGGCCTGGTTTACAACAAGGTGAACCCCATCTTCCATCACTGGAGCCTGGGGGACTGCAAGTTTGGGCTGACATTTCAGAGTCCAGCGGAGGCTGATGAGTTCCAGAAGAGCCTGCTGGCCGCACTGGCCGCCTTGGGCCGAG gCTCactcaccccctcctcctcctcctcctcttcttcttctacttcctcctccccttcccaggaCACCGCAGAGACCCCCTGCCCTCTGACG TCACACATAGACAGCGACTCCTCCTCCAGTCACAGTCACAGCCGCCAGGAGACGCCTCCCACCTCTGAGGCAGTGGCCCCCATCAGCACCTTGGAGTCAACCTTAGGCTTTGGGCCGGCCACGCCCCCCCAGCGCCGAAGCTCTTCTGCGCAG AGTTTTCCTCCACTCCTCCCGTTCACTGGCATCCCAGAAGCCTCGGAGCCCTTGGCCGGGGCAGGGAGCCCTGCCTGGGGAGGGCGTGGCTATGAGGATTACCGGCGCACTGGGCCACCCCCTCCCCTTGCCCTGTCCACCTGCGTTGTGCGCTTTGCCAAGACCGGAGCATTGAGGGGCGCAGCGCTGGGGCCCCCTGTGgcactccccacccctctcaccgAGGCAGCACCCCCGGCACCCCCTGCTCGTCCACCCCCGGGCCCTAGCCCGGCCCCTGCACCAGCCAAGGCCTCCCCAGAGGTGGAAGAGGCTGCACGCTGTGTGCACTGCCGTGCGCTCTTCCACCGCCGTGCAGATGGGCGCGGTGGCCGCTGCGCCGAGGCCCCGGACCCGGGCCGCCTGCTGGTGCACCGCCTTAGCTGCCTGTGGTGCGCCGAGAGCTTGCTCTACCACTGCCTGTCGGACGCCGAGGGCGACTTCTCGGACCCATGCGCCTGCGAGCCTGGCCACCCACGCCCTGCTGCACGCTGGGCTGCACTGGCCGCGCTGTCCTTGGCGGTGCCCTGCCTCTGTTGCTACGCACCCCTGAGGGCCTGTCACTGGGTGGCAGCGAGGTGCGGCTGTGCCGGCTGCGGGGGTCGCCACGAGGAGGCAGCACG GGGTGCGTGGAGGGCAGACCCTGGGAGCCAGGAAGACCTCACACCCTggagcccaccccccccccaggcctgA